The following coding sequences lie in one Treponema sp. OMZ 790 genomic window:
- a CDS encoding Rpn family recombination-promoting nuclease/putative transposase has translation MIKRFEDLTFTDDFMFCKVMQNEGLCKALIEMILSDTIGKITYISIQHNIKNYEQAKSVRFDVLVQTENGKFYDIEMQVSNEKNTPKRMRFYQAAIDISFLDKGNSYNNLNDSFIIFICTFDAIGKNKPVYTFENICLEDKNISLHDGTKKVIINAEAFKNTKDKELKEFLEYLKTGKAKSEFTRRIEEMIQTVKQNEQARQEYKLMSTFEMDIKDRVKRETAKLMKNRGYPISEILLMTGLPESEIEEL, from the coding sequence ATGATAAAAAGATTTGAAGATTTAACATTTACAGATGACTTTATGTTTTGTAAGGTCATGCAAAATGAAGGCTTATGCAAAGCACTTATTGAAATGATACTATCCGATACAATAGGTAAAATTACATATATTTCGATACAGCATAATATTAAAAACTATGAACAGGCAAAGTCAGTGAGATTTGATGTTTTAGTACAGACAGAGAACGGTAAATTTTATGATATTGAAATGCAGGTAAGTAATGAGAAGAATACCCCCAAAAGAATGAGGTTTTACCAAGCAGCCATCGATATTTCGTTCTTGGATAAGGGCAATTCCTATAATAATTTAAATGACAGCTTTATAATTTTTATCTGTACTTTTGATGCTATCGGTAAAAACAAACCTGTTTATACTTTTGAAAACATCTGTCTTGAAGATAAAAACATATCTTTACACGATGGAACAAAAAAGGTTATAATAAATGCAGAGGCCTTTAAAAACACTAAAGACAAAGAATTAAAAGAATTTTTAGAATACCTTAAAACAGGTAAGGCGAAGAGCGAATTTACAAGGAGGATAGAAGAAATGATACAAACAGTAAAACAAAATGAACAGGCAAGGCAAGAATATAAATTAATGTCAACTTTTGAGATGGATATTAAGGATAGGGTTAAGCGGGAAACAGCAAAACTTATGAAAAACAGAGGTTATCCCATTTCCGAGATTTTGTTAATGACCGGACTTCCCGAATCAGAGATTGAGGAACTGTAA
- a CDS encoding tetratricopeptide repeat protein, giving the protein MPVIRFLVLFFVLLFCCTAFFSCVSTKKSTVEDAKIDAIEQNGSTLRPIGEGTILSLPGKDELAEKRLDSNLAALIEKGSPASLKEAVLFIQNDSKGLTSENKLYLKIIADIMYLAYPLETNGIKPPISNEDEPYLRALREVKSGLYPASTKKDGFLNLIIPALVLTYDDFSETLLTPYADDIESRLISAQKSNPKSVLVYYLLGLFKEKTNKLTEAVKLYQKAWQIDSSCYPAGFKYGHFAAEAGDGNEALKIADTLNSAYTENTEVKLLYAQAHIAKKDLNNASDNIVSVLKKEPENISALLLRIRILIEQKEYLKANALLDAYSTKNKTAKNYLLYRARVTREWNKNLIRASEFLTEAYKYYPEDFNVLLSCAEICFEASTKIDNKPADFFIRKVLGAYPDNAAALALLVKNDINNGNWKQAVESAEDLTAKYPSNANKEILLTAYLGGGQSAKALNLAKQLYSNTKNHSNAFINLYIETLYAAKDYQSIKQIINQKMKGADSELKSILYYYNAKLEQGNPSEYLNFLQSSLLSNPRNKNSLFAMYEWYLKNKDYKKAKYYLGQVLALDPSNKNVINLSENLNKLLAD; this is encoded by the coding sequence TTGCCGGTAATACGTTTTTTGGTCCTCTTTTTTGTACTTTTGTTTTGTTGTACAGCCTTTTTTTCGTGTGTCAGCACAAAAAAATCGACGGTTGAAGACGCCAAAATAGATGCTATTGAGCAAAACGGATCAACTTTACGCCCCATAGGTGAAGGCACTATTCTTTCTCTCCCCGGAAAGGATGAACTTGCCGAAAAAAGACTTGACTCAAACCTTGCTGCCCTTATCGAAAAAGGATCCCCTGCAAGTCTAAAAGAAGCAGTTCTTTTTATTCAAAATGACAGTAAAGGGCTTACAAGCGAAAATAAACTCTATCTTAAAATAATCGCCGATATAATGTATTTGGCATATCCTCTTGAAACAAACGGTATAAAGCCTCCCATATCCAATGAAGATGAACCATATCTGAGGGCTTTAAGAGAGGTAAAAAGCGGACTCTACCCTGCCTCTACAAAAAAAGACGGATTTTTAAACCTGATAATCCCTGCATTGGTTTTAACTTATGACGATTTTTCTGAAACTCTTCTTACCCCCTATGCCGATGACATTGAGTCGAGGCTTATATCGGCTCAAAAATCCAATCCAAAATCCGTTTTGGTTTATTACCTTTTAGGTCTTTTCAAAGAAAAAACCAATAAACTAACGGAAGCCGTTAAGTTATACCAAAAAGCATGGCAAATCGACTCCTCTTGTTACCCGGCAGGCTTTAAATACGGACACTTTGCGGCAGAAGCCGGAGACGGAAACGAAGCCTTAAAAATAGCGGATACGCTCAATTCCGCATATACCGAAAATACCGAAGTAAAACTCTTATATGCTCAAGCCCATATAGCAAAAAAAGATTTAAACAATGCCTCGGATAACATCGTATCTGTTTTAAAAAAAGAACCCGAAAATATTTCGGCTCTCCTTTTGAGGATAAGAATCTTAATAGAACAAAAGGAATACCTAAAAGCGAACGCACTTTTGGATGCATATTCAACAAAAAATAAAACTGCAAAAAATTATCTTCTATACCGTGCACGTGTTACAAGAGAATGGAATAAGAACCTTATACGGGCATCGGAATTTTTAACGGAAGCATACAAATACTATCCTGAAGATTTTAACGTTCTTCTATCCTGTGCCGAAATTTGTTTTGAAGCTTCGACCAAAATCGATAATAAACCGGCAGATTTTTTTATCCGGAAAGTTTTGGGTGCTTATCCCGACAATGCAGCAGCCCTGGCCCTTTTGGTAAAAAACGATATCAATAACGGAAACTGGAAGCAGGCAGTCGAATCGGCAGAAGATTTAACAGCCAAATACCCAAGCAATGCAAATAAAGAAATCCTATTAACGGCATACCTCGGAGGAGGCCAATCAGCCAAGGCTTTAAATCTTGCAAAGCAGCTTTATTCGAATACAAAAAATCATTCAAACGCCTTTATAAACCTTTATATTGAAACTTTGTATGCTGCAAAAGATTATCAAAGCATAAAACAAATCATAAATCAAAAAATGAAAGGTGCCGATTCAGAACTTAAATCTATTTTGTACTACTATAATGCAAAATTGGAACAGGGGAATCCAAGCGAGTATCTTAATTTCCTGCAATCAAGCCTTTTATCAAATCCGCGAAACAAGAACTCTCTTTTTGCAATGTATGAATGGTATCTAAAAAACAAAGACTATAAAAAGGCAAAATATTATCTTGGGCAAGTATTGGCTTTAGATCCTTCAAACAAGAATGTTATCAATTTATCTGAAAACTTAAACAAATTACTTGCCGATTGA
- a CDS encoding transposase — MGRVYKNYTKEMKEQACRMVLETKMPVKMVAERFNVGLQLLYRWISLYETYGDEAFVGSGKLRSEDAKLKKLQKENEYLKLENEILKKLRAYYAEQEANGLK, encoded by the coding sequence ATGGGAAGAGTTTACAAAAATTATACAAAAGAAATGAAAGAGCAAGCGTGCCGGATGGTGCTTGAAACAAAGATGCCTGTGAAAATGGTAGCCGAGAGGTTTAATGTAGGTTTGCAGCTTCTGTATCGGTGGATAAGTCTGTATGAAACCTATGGAGATGAAGCTTTTGTCGGTTCCGGTAAGCTGCGTAGTGAAGATGCGAAGTTGAAGAAACTACAAAAAGAAAACGAGTATTTGAAACTGGAGAATGAAATCCTAAAAAAACTTCGGGCATACTATGCGGAACAAGAAGCGAACGGGTTAAAATAA
- a CDS encoding methyl-accepting chemotaxis protein, whose translation MKIRTSVNLFLSLTLIITVCGALTSTLHYTRSYVEKTFYRNMYYILDSSCSKLQRDLESGLMLSKNFANQSNLIRWFESYEEDEKDGDDVKKMILQLANQEEFSTCFAASKLTGSYYVFDKDKKIVRDQMSESGSDDAWFYSLLKEKGDMFYNVDYNKTLGNMNFWFDCRIVGSRGQSLGFAGLAVNLDTAIDEMKKSVPSEDSWLGFMGNDEKLLICSNTNLIGKKLGDTTGSRVPVDGLDNVISYMDKNLGKVIVTKKQLKNLPYSIILASPVKDFIPPMLSILKLPIIWSAGILVIMILLSRFSLKLLFARFAKMNSVFNKIAEGDFTIRAETSKDEIGNITAVLNHAIEKIRAALSSIGNHTDKMQGICENLSSNMIESAAALNEITTNIEGVRGQVLTQNSSVEKAVGSVDEISKGLSDLDVHIDNQAESFTSSTKAVGEIVSNIEGVRGKAQYNLKAIKELEQTTHQGKETVKLVVDITRIVTEQSEGLLDAISVIQNTASQTNLLAMNAAIEAAHAGESGKGFAVVSDEIRKLAEESGEQGKNITKVLEELKTKIENLNGVGPRVSEQFEKISSMMDFIYRQEDGMIRTMNEQLEDAQSVLNEIHGMGKLSQAVKKGSDEMLVKIEKILQELKNLSSLSENITQNMTEMSAGVGQVNKTVQDVTDIASLNKETAIGVASEIAKFKV comes from the coding sequence ATGAAAATTAGGACATCAGTTAATTTGTTTTTATCTCTTACTTTGATTATTACCGTATGCGGAGCTTTAACTTCAACTCTTCATTATACAAGATCCTATGTCGAAAAGACTTTTTATCGTAATATGTATTACATTTTAGATTCATCATGTTCCAAATTACAAAGGGATCTTGAGAGCGGTTTAATGCTGTCAAAAAATTTTGCAAATCAAAGCAATCTTATCCGATGGTTTGAATCTTATGAAGAAGATGAAAAAGATGGAGATGATGTAAAGAAAATGATTTTACAGCTTGCAAATCAAGAGGAGTTTTCTACCTGTTTTGCCGCTTCCAAATTAACAGGTTCTTATTATGTTTTTGATAAAGATAAAAAAATAGTCCGTGATCAAATGTCGGAATCGGGCTCGGATGATGCTTGGTTTTATTCACTTTTAAAAGAAAAAGGGGATATGTTTTATAATGTCGATTATAATAAAACCCTTGGAAATATGAATTTTTGGTTTGATTGTCGAATTGTCGGAAGCCGGGGCCAGTCTTTGGGTTTTGCAGGTCTTGCAGTTAATTTGGATACTGCAATTGACGAAATGAAAAAATCGGTTCCCAGTGAAGATTCGTGGCTGGGCTTTATGGGTAATGATGAGAAACTCCTTATTTGTTCAAATACAAATCTTATCGGTAAAAAACTCGGCGACACAACCGGCTCAAGGGTGCCTGTTGATGGTTTAGATAATGTTATATCCTACATGGATAAAAATTTAGGAAAGGTAATTGTCACAAAAAAACAACTGAAGAATCTCCCTTATTCCATTATTCTTGCAAGTCCAGTAAAAGATTTTATTCCGCCGATGCTGTCGATTTTAAAACTTCCCATAATATGGTCAGCAGGTATTTTGGTAATTATGATTTTGTTGAGCCGATTTTCATTAAAACTTTTGTTTGCCCGCTTTGCTAAAATGAATTCGGTATTTAATAAGATAGCCGAGGGGGATTTTACAATAAGGGCTGAAACTTCCAAAGATGAAATCGGAAATATAACTGCAGTTTTAAATCATGCAATCGAAAAAATTCGTGCAGCTCTTTCAAGCATAGGGAATCATACGGATAAGATGCAGGGAATATGCGAAAATTTATCTTCAAATATGATTGAATCGGCTGCCGCCTTGAATGAAATTACAACAAATATTGAAGGTGTCAGAGGTCAGGTTCTTACACAAAATTCCAGTGTAGAAAAAGCCGTCGGCAGTGTAGATGAAATTTCAAAAGGTCTTTCCGATCTTGATGTTCATATAGATAATCAGGCTGAAAGTTTTACATCTTCTACAAAGGCTGTCGGGGAGATAGTTTCAAATATTGAAGGTGTGCGAGGAAAGGCTCAGTATAATTTAAAAGCCATTAAAGAACTTGAGCAGACTACTCATCAAGGAAAAGAAACCGTAAAACTGGTTGTAGATATTACACGCATTGTAACCGAGCAATCTGAAGGTCTTTTGGATGCAATTTCGGTTATTCAAAATACGGCGAGTCAGACAAATCTGCTTGCAATGAATGCAGCGATTGAGGCGGCTCATGCGGGAGAATCCGGAAAGGGCTTTGCCGTTGTTTCGGATGAAATCAGAAAACTTGCCGAAGAATCAGGTGAACAAGGAAAAAATATTACAAAGGTTTTGGAAGAATTAAAAACTAAAATAGAAAATTTGAATGGTGTGGGGCCTCGTGTTTCCGAGCAGTTTGAAAAAATAAGCTCGATGATGGATTTTATTTACAGGCAAGAAGACGGAATGATTCGCACGATGAATGAACAGCTTGAAGATGCGCAGTCTGTTCTAAATGAGATACACGGAATGGGAAAACTAAGCCAAGCCGTAAAAAAGGGTTCTGATGAAATGCTTGTCAAAATAGAAAAAATTCTACAAGAACTTAAAAATCTTTCATCTCTTTCTGAAAATATAACTCAGAACATGACGGAAATGTCTGCCGGCGTAGGTCAGGTAAACAAAACTGTTCAAGATGTAACCGATATTGCAAGCCTAAATAAAGAAACGGCTATAGGGGTTGCTTCGGAGATTGCAAAGTTTAAGGTGTAG
- a CDS encoding MATE family efflux transporter: MYKKNLDLTEGVIWKTLIIFTLPILAGNFFQHLYTAADAVIVGKFTGKEGLAAIDSVFSLLKLPINLFGGLSAGAAIIISQLFGAKKTNELFDAIHTSIGLTLILGISLSIIGVLISPLLLFMMGVPQDIFDMTLSYVRIYFAGMGVSLFYNIGSGILRAMGNSKTPFYALIISSALNVILDLIFIGIFNWGIGGAALATVVSQLISAVIILFALTKKNGHCPLILKKIKIDRFSSINIARLGLPIGIQSAFFPIANMIIQATVNGTGTSNIAAWALCGKLDFLVWILLEAMTSSVATFVAQNYGAKKYERIKEVVRLGLIMSGIIIGSVCAVLYFWNVPLGKLFINSKDYEVLIITERLMHILAPFYTVFVFAEILSVAIHGTGETFKPMLITLLGVCASRIAWIFLFVPINPVIEMIVLAFPISWTLTSLIFIIYYLMYRKKLSRVQSQEYLSTP, from the coding sequence ATGTACAAAAAGAACTTGGATCTTACCGAAGGCGTAATTTGGAAAACTTTGATAATTTTTACTCTCCCTATTTTGGCAGGGAACTTTTTTCAGCACTTATACACGGCGGCCGATGCCGTTATTGTCGGAAAGTTTACAGGTAAGGAGGGCCTTGCTGCTATCGACTCCGTTTTCAGTTTATTAAAATTACCCATAAACCTTTTCGGAGGACTATCGGCAGGTGCGGCAATTATTATCTCCCAATTATTCGGTGCAAAAAAAACTAATGAACTTTTTGATGCAATTCACACTTCGATAGGCTTAACTCTTATCCTCGGCATAAGTCTTTCAATAATAGGAGTTCTTATTTCGCCCCTGCTTCTTTTTATGATGGGAGTTCCTCAAGATATTTTCGATATGACATTAAGCTATGTCAGAATTTATTTTGCCGGAATGGGAGTTTCTCTTTTTTATAATATCGGTTCGGGAATTTTGCGTGCAATGGGAAATTCCAAAACTCCGTTTTATGCTTTGATAATTTCTTCGGCATTAAACGTAATTTTAGACTTGATTTTTATAGGAATTTTTAATTGGGGAATAGGAGGAGCTGCACTTGCAACTGTAGTTTCGCAGCTTATAAGTGCCGTAATAATTCTTTTTGCTCTCACCAAAAAAAACGGTCACTGTCCTCTAATCCTTAAAAAGATAAAAATTGACAGATTTTCTTCCATCAATATTGCAAGACTGGGACTTCCTATCGGCATACAGTCCGCCTTTTTCCCCATCGCCAATATGATAATTCAGGCTACGGTAAATGGAACGGGAACATCCAATATTGCGGCTTGGGCTCTTTGCGGCAAACTGGATTTTTTAGTTTGGATTTTACTTGAAGCTATGACATCATCGGTTGCAACCTTTGTTGCGCAAAATTACGGTGCAAAAAAATACGAGCGCATCAAAGAAGTTGTGCGGTTAGGCCTTATTATGTCAGGCATCATAATAGGGAGTGTTTGTGCAGTTCTTTATTTTTGGAATGTGCCATTGGGAAAACTCTTTATCAACTCAAAGGACTATGAAGTTCTTATAATAACCGAAAGGCTCATGCACATCCTTGCTCCTTTTTATACGGTCTTTGTATTTGCAGAAATTCTTTCCGTTGCTATTCACGGAACAGGAGAAACGTTTAAGCCCATGCTCATAACCCTTCTGGGTGTTTGTGCTTCCCGTATTGCTTGGATATTTTTATTTGTTCCGATAAACCCCGTAATCGAAATGATTGTACTAGCCTTTCCTATATCGTGGACTTTAACAAGCCTTATATTTATAATTTATTATCTAATGTACAGGAAAAAATTATCTCGCGTACAATCACAGGAATATTTATCTACACCTTAA
- the rd gene encoding rubredoxin, with product MDKYVCDLCGYVYDPALGDPDGGIAPGTAFEDIPDDWVCPLCGVGKESFTKV from the coding sequence ATGGATAAATATGTATGTGATTTGTGCGGATATGTATATGACCCGGCCTTAGGTGATCCCGACGGCGGTATCGCACCCGGAACAGCATTTGAAGATATACCTGATGATTGGGTATGTCCCCTTTGCGGAGTAGGAAAAGAAAGCTTTACAAAGGTATAA
- a CDS encoding IS3 family transposase — protein MLCGTRSERVKITKQVFPKEKVSIVCRILTASRSSYYRKEKTVKEEEIALEKAIISTFKRNDGNSGRIRIKKELASNGIRVSEWKISRILKKYGLIAKGGRKKSKKAVQQKKMQRKEKIMRQNLIKDKFSITIPNKLWSSDISEFRIANRKLYVCAIIDVGTRRIVGWAISLHMRESIVHDAFKMAHGRNPHLAEQPYYHSDGGAQFTSKETTELVEKAGFIKSVSRPGVPQDNQPIESFWKTIKREMLSIRHMRFDEAKQTIVKYIELYYNSARLHSSIGYQCPNDVYYKLAI, from the coding sequence ATACTATGCGGAACAAGAAGCGAACGGGTTAAAATAACCAAACAAGTTTTTCCAAAAGAAAAGGTGAGCATAGTATGCCGAATACTCACAGCTTCGCGCAGTAGCTATTACCGTAAAGAAAAAACGGTGAAAGAAGAAGAAATTGCACTTGAAAAAGCAATCATTTCCACATTTAAAAGAAATGACGGCAATTCAGGAAGGATACGGATAAAAAAAGAGCTCGCCAGTAATGGAATAAGGGTGAGCGAATGGAAAATCAGCCGTATCTTGAAAAAATATGGGTTAATAGCCAAAGGAGGCAGAAAGAAGAGTAAAAAAGCGGTACAGCAGAAGAAAATGCAGAGGAAAGAAAAAATTATGAGGCAGAATTTGATTAAAGATAAGTTTTCCATAACTATACCTAATAAACTGTGGAGTTCTGATATAAGCGAGTTTAGGATAGCAAACAGAAAGCTTTATGTTTGCGCAATAATTGATGTAGGAACAAGGCGTATTGTAGGGTGGGCTATATCTTTACACATGAGGGAGAGCATCGTCCATGATGCTTTTAAAATGGCGCATGGAAGGAACCCTCATCTTGCCGAACAACCTTATTATCATTCTGATGGAGGGGCACAGTTTACCTCGAAAGAGACGACAGAGTTAGTTGAAAAAGCAGGCTTTATCAAAAGTGTTTCACGACCCGGGGTACCGCAGGACAATCAGCCAATAGAGAGCTTTTGGAAGACGATAAAGCGGGAAATGCTTTCAATACGGCATATGAGATTTGATGAGGCAAAGCAGACCATCGTCAAATATATTGAGCTTTATTATAACAGTGCAAGGCTTCATTCGAGCATCGGCTATCAATGCCCGAATGATGTTTACTATAAATTAGCAATTTAA